One genomic segment of Rubripirellula tenax includes these proteins:
- a CDS encoding site-specific integrase: protein MSKSNPQPPANPRGHYFPAELRQRLSDDLHLTGKAKRTHDGYIRAVRQLSDFAQCSPDKVTQTQVRQFFLHLKNDREFAYGSLRVALSGVKFFFTFTCKRDWEIFSMLKLQTAKTLPVVLTIEQVHRIMDATKTDRLFVFFWTVYTMGLRLNEALSLQVGDIDAARGFVHIHRGKGAKDRYLPLPLSTLKLLRSYWSTHQHPSLLFPGDGRNHTLAKHGISAAENPMSEKTVQEGISQITGAMKLGKRVTLHTLRHCYATHLLEAGVGLKALQKLMGHSSLQSTMIYLHLTETAEANSREVINTMFGKLPREVDHKLK from the coding sequence ATGTCCAAGTCTAACCCCCAGCCTCCTGCAAATCCACGCGGCCATTACTTTCCAGCCGAACTTCGTCAGCGGCTTTCCGATGACCTGCATCTGACCGGCAAGGCCAAACGGACTCATGACGGTTACATCCGTGCGGTCCGGCAATTGTCCGACTTCGCCCAGTGCAGTCCCGACAAGGTCACCCAAACGCAAGTCCGCCAGTTCTTTCTGCACCTCAAGAATGATCGCGAGTTCGCGTACGGCTCGCTGCGGGTCGCACTCTCCGGCGTGAAGTTCTTCTTTACCTTCACCTGCAAACGCGATTGGGAGATCTTTTCGATGCTCAAATTGCAGACCGCCAAAACGCTGCCGGTCGTGCTGACCATCGAGCAGGTCCACCGCATCATGGACGCCACCAAGACCGACCGCTTGTTTGTCTTCTTCTGGACCGTTTACACCATGGGACTGCGGCTCAATGAGGCGCTGAGTCTGCAAGTCGGTGACATCGATGCCGCGCGCGGGTTCGTCCACATCCATCGCGGCAAAGGTGCCAAGGATCGCTACTTGCCGCTGCCACTCTCGACGCTGAAGTTGTTGCGAAGCTATTGGTCCACGCACCAGCATCCGTCGCTGTTGTTCCCCGGCGATGGACGCAATCACACGCTGGCCAAGCATGGGATCAGTGCCGCGGAGAATCCGATGAGTGAAAAGACCGTCCAAGAAGGCATCTCCCAGATCACCGGAGCGATGAAGCTGGGCAAGAGGGTCACGCTGCATACGCTCCGGCATTGTTACGCGACGCATCTACTCGAAGCGGGCGTCGGACTCAAGGCACTTCAGAAATTGATGGGGCACTCATCGCTGCAGTCCACCATGATTTACTTGCACTTAACCGAGACCGCCGAGGCCAACTCTCGGGAAGTCATCAACACGATGTTCGGCAAACTGCCCAGAGAAGTCGACCACAAGTTGAAGTAA
- a CDS encoding FecR domain-containing protein, with protein sequence MIDFDSVELDHLLNDLLSDRLSENDAKRLELILSESQAARMQYYLYLDVDTALKREHSADHDFAQMVEILPNLQEFGVSKPSGRWKAIGVVGLLTGLAAVIMFMLFNWPPPSGSPPLMAETGPDTQFAATVVRLENASGTSDVGPLKVRQRVPTGEVRLESGKAMLQLDNGARLNLEGPASLEILSSSKAKLREGTVSVQCPASALGFELEGPGASVIDLGTEFGMSATSDGTDIHVFDGEVAWQSLSNKEHPRLLESGRAVRVTQVGDEAIPFQVTSFERDFSMPIPIDGDSEDATLCYEGFAYDAGSLGMSDGGEGWGRGWRRASTDKPIGLKVLDDDSLHHSKSGVADGGRLQLKGFKRAWRQLAQPIRMDRNGTTYFSFLLHKTGPDNPNDPVTAMVVLGSDENAKAMVGVGVNELDQVFLLHCGNNVEVSETIVERATCFFVVKIDARDTLSDELSVALFWEDDSVPEFEPVTWALRGTSRSGDESLNHLILQNKRGAIFELDEIRIGTSWKSVTASESRKK encoded by the coding sequence ATGATTGATTTCGATTCTGTGGAACTTGATCACCTGCTGAACGATTTGCTTAGTGATCGTCTCAGTGAAAACGATGCCAAACGGCTGGAATTGATACTGAGCGAAAGTCAAGCCGCAAGGATGCAATACTATCTGTATCTTGATGTTGATACCGCGTTGAAACGCGAGCACTCCGCCGATCATGATTTCGCGCAGATGGTGGAAATTCTTCCGAATCTCCAAGAGTTCGGTGTCTCGAAACCTTCGGGTCGCTGGAAAGCGATTGGCGTGGTCGGACTTCTGACGGGACTTGCTGCTGTTATCATGTTCATGTTGTTTAACTGGCCCCCGCCGTCCGGTTCTCCACCGCTGATGGCAGAGACAGGTCCTGATACTCAGTTCGCGGCTACTGTAGTGCGGCTGGAAAATGCAAGCGGCACTTCCGATGTTGGCCCGTTGAAAGTCCGGCAGCGAGTGCCAACCGGAGAGGTGCGACTGGAGTCTGGCAAGGCGATGCTACAGCTCGACAACGGCGCGCGACTAAACTTGGAAGGCCCCGCTTCTCTAGAAATATTGTCATCAAGCAAGGCTAAGCTGCGCGAAGGTACGGTCAGCGTTCAATGTCCGGCATCTGCATTAGGATTCGAGTTGGAAGGTCCGGGCGCTTCGGTGATCGATCTTGGAACCGAGTTTGGAATGAGCGCAACTTCCGATGGAACCGACATCCATGTCTTTGATGGCGAGGTCGCTTGGCAATCGTTGTCGAACAAGGAACATCCACGACTTCTTGAATCCGGACGTGCGGTCCGGGTGACCCAGGTCGGTGATGAAGCCATTCCGTTTCAGGTCACTTCCTTTGAGCGGGACTTCTCCATGCCCATTCCCATCGACGGTGACTCCGAGGACGCGACATTGTGTTACGAAGGGTTTGCGTATGACGCGGGAAGTCTTGGCATGTCGGATGGCGGCGAAGGATGGGGGCGAGGTTGGCGGCGGGCGAGTACAGACAAACCGATCGGATTAAAGGTGCTTGACGACGACAGCTTACATCATTCCAAGAGCGGTGTCGCAGATGGTGGACGGCTGCAGTTAAAGGGTTTCAAACGTGCTTGGAGGCAACTGGCCCAGCCTATTCGGATGGATCGCAATGGAACGACTTACTTCAGCTTTCTGCTTCACAAGACCGGGCCGGACAACCCCAATGATCCTGTCACCGCCATGGTGGTCCTTGGTAGCGACGAGAATGCAAAAGCAATGGTCGGAGTTGGTGTTAACGAATTGGATCAGGTCTTTTTGCTGCATTGCGGGAACAACGTAGAGGTCTCGGAAACGATCGTCGAAAGAGCCACGTGTTTCTTCGTCGTCAAGATTGACGCGCGGGACACGTTGTCCGATGAATTGTCGGTGGCGCTGTTCTGGGAAGATGATAGCGTTCCGGAATTCGAGCCAGTGACTTGGGCTCTTCGTGGTACCTCACGATCAGGTGATGAATCGCTAAACCATCTCATCTTGCAAAACAAACGCGGTGCCATTTTTGAACTCGATGAGATCAGGATTGGAACATCGTGGAAATCCGTGACGGCTTCGGAAAGCCGTAAAAAGTAA
- a CDS encoding sulfatase family protein translates to MNRTRTVLTALMSAAMMVSVASMIAAQDSARPNIVLIMAEDIGNDLACYGTDGVKTPILDKLADRGIRYTRFYTNSPICSPSRTALMLGMYQTSSNGHNHRSSVKGAPGLHYLTHYLRQAGYVNRLGSKVIKRKSGKTDINVRLDEPLFDKSNPKPGQPFFQQIQLQVTHRQANDSRWQDLRASKEDPVKTAEIEIPPYLPDTPEVRLDWATYLDQIEQADLETSQIITDLKEKADLENSIIIWIGDNGRCQIRGKGYLYEDGIRCPLIIWGKGIEQGKVVDDLVSGIDLTATILALAGIDHPAHMQGQAFLSNPEYQTNDYIFCARDRWDEIVDCSRVIVGEQYKYIYNFMPEVPFDAGQKYLDTDNVRPILPLLREMHKEGKLTPEQAYFFRPQKEIEQLYDLEVDPWELNNLATSSEHHNTKEELKGKLFQWIGSANDHGLEKAPDGTWKPKREESPTRSR, encoded by the coding sequence ATGAATCGTACACGAACCGTTTTAACAGCACTGATGAGTGCGGCAATGATGGTCAGCGTTGCATCGATGATTGCTGCGCAAGATTCCGCCCGCCCCAACATCGTCTTGATCATGGCGGAAGATATCGGGAATGACCTGGCGTGCTACGGTACCGATGGAGTGAAAACGCCGATCCTCGACAAGTTGGCCGACCGTGGCATTCGTTACACGCGTTTCTACACCAACTCACCCATCTGTTCGCCGAGTCGCACCGCGCTGATGCTCGGCATGTATCAGACGTCCAGCAACGGGCACAACCATCGCAGCAGCGTGAAGGGTGCTCCGGGACTGCACTATCTGACCCACTATCTGCGGCAAGCCGGATATGTGAATCGTCTCGGCTCGAAAGTGATCAAGCGCAAAAGCGGCAAGACGGATATCAATGTACGGCTCGATGAGCCCCTGTTTGACAAGTCGAATCCAAAGCCGGGACAGCCCTTCTTTCAGCAAATCCAGCTCCAGGTAACGCACCGCCAGGCCAATGATTCACGCTGGCAGGATTTGCGTGCCAGCAAAGAAGATCCGGTTAAGACCGCTGAGATTGAGATACCGCCATACCTTCCTGACACGCCGGAAGTCCGGCTGGATTGGGCGACTTATCTCGACCAGATTGAACAGGCGGATCTGGAAACAAGTCAAATCATTACGGACCTCAAAGAGAAAGCAGATCTCGAGAATTCAATCATCATCTGGATCGGTGATAACGGTCGTTGTCAGATTCGCGGCAAAGGTTATCTCTACGAAGATGGTATCCGATGTCCGCTGATCATTTGGGGGAAAGGGATTGAACAGGGTAAAGTCGTCGATGACCTGGTCTCCGGCATTGACCTGACCGCCACCATTTTGGCACTCGCTGGAATCGATCATCCAGCCCACATGCAGGGCCAGGCATTTCTTTCCAATCCTGAATATCAAACAAACGATTATATTTTTTGTGCGCGCGATCGCTGGGACGAGATCGTCGATTGCAGTCGCGTGATCGTGGGCGAGCAGTACAAATACATTTACAACTTCATGCCGGAAGTCCCATTCGACGCTGGCCAAAAGTATCTCGACACCGACAATGTCAGACCCATCCTGCCACTGCTTCGAGAAATGCACAAAGAGGGAAAGCTGACTCCGGAACAGGCTTACTTCTTCAGGCCTCAAAAAGAGATCGAGCAGTTATACGACCTCGAAGTGGATCCGTGGGAGCTTAACAACCTCGCAACATCCTCCGAGCATCATAACACGAAAGAAGAGTTAAAGGGAAAGCTCTTTCAATGGATCGGGTCCGCGAATGACCACGGCCTCGAAAAGGCCCCAGACGGAACTTGGAAACCGAAGCGGGAAGAAAGCCCGACAAGGTCGAGATAG
- a CDS encoding sulfatase-like hydrolase/transferase, translating to MSLIKLAGRLLVTLTVTLSVATFGLADDTDGDLLSDADEIQTYRTNPNEADSDGDGTPDGLELASGLAPNDPAKELGRPNIIFILADDLGYGDIGVLWQNSIAGTKKLITPNFDRMAAEGLILNQHYTGAPVCAPARGTLLTGVHQGHCTIRNRDFDNALEHNHTLGSTLQQAGYATALVGKYGTQGEGISPATWSAYPTKRGFDFFHGYVRHVDGHQHYPGNSWPLGGSESHRSPKELYENDREISADLDKCFTPDLFTARAKKWMMDHCAAKAKQPFFLYLAFDTPHAALQLPTTRYPDGPGTDGGMQWIGTPGHMINTAEGKVDAWRHPDYVGKGWTDEEERFATLVRRMDDCVGDLLQTLRDLKIDDNTLVVFSADNGPHDVHYLAGGNYSATAFDSFGPFEGIKRDCYEGGVRQPTLAWWPDKITAGRTNNTPSQFQDWMPTFCDLAGSPTPARSDGVSLVPTLTGNGSQREGIVYVEFNQPGHAPRYPEFTNHGKAPRGNQQVIFVDGYKGIRNGIRSHADDFQIYDVSHDLKEATNLFTHSPDGQSAYFNDLQQRMKDRVLQVRQIEKDDPFDPGSDKVESRPYDAELVPSVNLNVTSGVELATYEGLWPWVPEFDELKPLSTDTAATFAVETHLSRSSDAGLCYRGYLKVPADGTWTFYATSDAGTHLRIHQSQVIDDDFNHDGSEASGEIRLNAGLHPFTLYYRTADGKPALTLQWSSQGIPKQIIPDACLFRGKVSHAGAKQ from the coding sequence ATGTCGCTTATAAAATTAGCCGGCCGCTTACTGGTGACACTTACCGTCACGCTTAGCGTTGCGACCTTCGGCCTGGCTGACGATACGGACGGCGATCTGTTATCAGACGCCGATGAAATCCAGACCTACCGGACCAATCCAAATGAGGCGGATTCCGATGGTGACGGCACGCCGGACGGATTGGAATTGGCCAGTGGTCTGGCCCCCAATGATCCGGCCAAAGAACTCGGTCGCCCGAACATCATTTTCATCCTGGCCGATGACCTTGGTTATGGCGACATCGGTGTGCTCTGGCAGAATTCCATCGCCGGAACCAAGAAGTTGATCACGCCCAATTTTGACCGGATGGCGGCCGAGGGGCTCATTCTCAACCAGCACTACACCGGTGCTCCTGTATGTGCTCCGGCGCGTGGAACGTTGCTGACCGGGGTCCATCAAGGTCACTGCACCATTCGCAACCGGGACTTTGACAACGCGCTGGAACATAACCACACTTTGGGAAGCACGCTTCAGCAGGCGGGATATGCAACGGCGCTCGTTGGAAAGTATGGCACGCAGGGTGAAGGCATCTCGCCCGCAACCTGGTCGGCCTACCCTACCAAACGTGGCTTCGATTTCTTTCATGGTTACGTGCGACATGTGGACGGGCATCAGCACTATCCGGGCAACAGCTGGCCGTTGGGTGGTTCGGAGTCACATCGCAGTCCCAAAGAACTTTACGAGAATGACCGCGAGATCTCCGCCGATCTCGACAAGTGCTTCACGCCCGATCTGTTCACCGCCCGAGCCAAGAAATGGATGATGGATCATTGTGCTGCAAAAGCCAAACAGCCATTCTTTCTCTATCTGGCGTTTGACACGCCGCACGCGGCCCTGCAACTCCCCACAACCCGTTACCCAGACGGCCCTGGAACGGACGGTGGTATGCAATGGATCGGCACACCGGGCCACATGATCAACACGGCGGAAGGGAAAGTCGATGCATGGCGGCATCCGGATTACGTGGGGAAAGGCTGGACAGATGAGGAAGAGCGTTTTGCCACGCTCGTTCGCCGCATGGACGACTGCGTTGGCGACCTGCTCCAGACGCTGCGCGATCTGAAAATTGACGACAATACACTCGTGGTATTCAGCGCGGACAATGGTCCACACGATGTGCACTATCTTGCGGGAGGTAACTACAGCGCGACTGCCTTCGACTCGTTTGGCCCGTTCGAGGGCATCAAGCGAGACTGTTACGAGGGTGGTGTGCGTCAGCCGACGCTCGCCTGGTGGCCGGACAAGATTACGGCGGGGCGGACCAACAACACTCCGTCACAATTCCAGGATTGGATGCCAACCTTCTGTGATTTGGCCGGATCGCCCACACCGGCCCGCAGCGACGGTGTCTCACTTGTGCCGACCCTGACCGGAAATGGCAGCCAGCGCGAAGGCATTGTCTACGTGGAATTCAATCAACCCGGTCACGCACCTCGCTACCCCGAGTTTACGAATCACGGTAAGGCCCCCCGCGGCAATCAGCAGGTCATCTTTGTCGACGGATACAAGGGAATTCGCAACGGCATTCGCTCGCATGCCGACGACTTCCAGATCTATGACGTCAGTCATGATCTCAAGGAAGCGACCAATCTCTTCACGCATTCCCCTGATGGTCAGTCGGCTTACTTTAATGATCTGCAACAGAGGATGAAGGATCGTGTGCTCCAGGTACGGCAGATCGAAAAGGATGATCCTTTCGATCCAGGTTCCGACAAAGTGGAGTCTCGACCTTATGACGCCGAACTCGTTCCCTCTGTGAATCTGAATGTCACTTCAGGTGTGGAGTTGGCCACTTACGAGGGGCTGTGGCCCTGGGTGCCGGAGTTCGATGAGCTCAAACCGCTGAGCACCGACACCGCTGCGACTTTCGCGGTGGAAACCCACCTCTCGCGATCCAGCGACGCAGGGCTTTGCTACCGCGGCTACCTGAAGGTTCCCGCCGACGGCACCTGGACCTTCTACGCGACATCGGATGCGGGAACACACTTGCGGATCCATCAATCTCAGGTGATTGATGACGACTTCAATCACGATGGATCCGAAGCGAGCGGAGAAATCCGACTCAACGCGGGCCTGCATCCTTTCACTCTGTACTATCGGACCGCTGACGGCAAACCGGCATTAACACTGCAATGGTCCAGTCAGGGAATCCCCAAGCAGATCATCCCTGATGCGTGCCTGTTCCGCGGTAAAGTTTCTCATGCTGGAGCAAAGCAATGA
- a CDS encoding alpha/beta hydrolase has product MKRLIISIQILALGILMPCAMCFGQKANSRKNASVEVSTAEIGAEVKRYVYKHSAGEPRDLEVYFPTGHDPSKAKVPCVVLFHGGAWGGGDLKQFQKFCRYFASRGLVAVTANYRLVPASEKLPTGVSRKQFCITDAKSAIRWVKQHSEELGIDPLKVITGGGSAGGHVSILATTNAGLNDPEDPKEIDTSIVAYLLFNPALTAFDAKFPEVDAMKHLTNDFAPAAVFFGTEDKKWLAGWDAAHARLRDLGAGDRVNLWLAEGAGHSFFGKKPWLNHVLIEADRFLVSQGLLSGQATQEMTSDDKKLIEAKNADASH; this is encoded by the coding sequence ATGAAACGACTGATCATCTCCATTCAGATTCTTGCGTTAGGGATTCTGATGCCCTGCGCCATGTGCTTCGGGCAAAAGGCAAACAGCCGGAAAAATGCCTCAGTAGAAGTCTCGACAGCGGAAATCGGCGCCGAGGTGAAGCGGTACGTTTACAAACACTCAGCGGGCGAGCCGCGCGACTTGGAGGTGTACTTTCCGACAGGGCATGATCCATCGAAGGCGAAGGTACCCTGCGTCGTGCTGTTCCACGGTGGCGCTTGGGGGGGCGGCGATCTGAAACAGTTCCAAAAGTTCTGCCGCTATTTCGCCAGCCGAGGATTGGTTGCGGTTACCGCGAACTACCGATTGGTCCCTGCCAGCGAGAAGCTACCAACGGGTGTGTCGCGAAAGCAATTCTGCATCACCGACGCCAAGAGCGCAATCCGGTGGGTGAAACAACACTCCGAAGAACTCGGAATCGACCCGCTAAAAGTGATCACGGGAGGCGGTTCGGCAGGCGGACACGTCAGCATTCTTGCGACGACCAACGCTGGCCTGAATGACCCAGAGGATCCGAAAGAGATTGACACCAGCATCGTCGCCTACCTGTTGTTCAATCCCGCATTGACCGCGTTCGATGCGAAATTCCCCGAAGTGGATGCCATGAAGCATCTCACGAACGACTTTGCTCCCGCAGCTGTCTTCTTTGGTACCGAAGACAAGAAGTGGTTGGCAGGCTGGGATGCGGCTCACGCTCGACTGAGGGATCTTGGGGCAGGTGACCGAGTCAACCTTTGGCTAGCCGAAGGTGCAGGTCACTCGTTCTTTGGTAAGAAGCCTTGGTTGAACCATGTGCTCATCGAAGCGGATCGCTTTCTGGTCTCACAAGGACTTCTTTCGGGGCAAGCGACTCAGGAAATGACATCCGATGACAAGAAACTGATCGAAGCAAAGAATGCCGACGCTTCTCACTAA
- a CDS encoding sigma-70 family RNA polymerase sigma factor, producing MPDDSLKPDREQFITNLTRHHDQLLGFIVSLVANWQDAQDVLQQTSIVLWRKYDQFDPATNFMDWASRVAFYESKNFVRLKARDRHYFNDDLLRTIANERVEDVANYERRAIALRSCLQNLRSGDRELITDVYEHGKVIGEVAGAIGIEVQSVYNRLYRLRKRVAECIQQTLVAEARTS from the coding sequence GTGCCAGATGATTCCCTGAAACCAGACCGCGAGCAGTTTATTACCAACTTGACGCGGCATCACGATCAATTGCTTGGGTTTATCGTCTCGTTGGTGGCGAATTGGCAGGATGCGCAGGATGTACTGCAACAGACGAGCATCGTCTTGTGGCGGAAGTATGACCAATTCGATCCGGCGACGAATTTCATGGACTGGGCTTCCCGTGTGGCATTCTACGAGTCGAAAAATTTTGTTCGGCTGAAAGCCAGAGACCGGCACTATTTTAACGACGACCTGCTGCGAACGATCGCCAATGAGCGAGTGGAGGATGTCGCAAACTATGAACGGCGGGCGATTGCACTGCGGTCGTGTTTGCAAAATCTTCGCTCCGGCGATCGCGAATTGATCACAGACGTTTACGAGCACGGCAAAGTCATCGGTGAAGTTGCGGGCGCCATAGGGATTGAAGTGCAGTCGGTCTACAACCGCTTGTACCGGCTACGAAAGCGTGTGGCTGAGTGCATTCAGCAAACTCTTGTTGCGGAGGCTCGTACGTCATGA
- a CDS encoding efflux RND transporter permease subunit — MLARSEDIPKLEAAVEACVEQLEKYPGVHDVTAGGRPGKWEYRLQIKEDAKAMGVSLAELSSTVRASYYGEEAMRLQRGRHEVQLRVRYPREQRESLADFDEIRIRDNEGTERPLTELADIEIARSYSAIHRLDQMRSVTVAADVDEEVANAFVITADLKKTLMPKLAEEYPSLRVLWEGQEEQTNESMNSMLYGFIAVMIAMYLLFTIEFKSYLQPLLVLSIIPFGACGAIFGHVVMGLPFTLFSIYGLVALSGIVVNDSIVLIDFINRRVNDGLSLNDAIIDAGRRRCRPVLLTSLTTIGGMMPILLETSRQAQVLIPMATSLSFGLIFGTVLVLILAPVGFFIVAKTQNVFALEKTSHESSQVVPGLHE; from the coding sequence GTGCTCGCGCGCAGTGAAGACATCCCGAAACTCGAAGCCGCCGTCGAAGCCTGCGTTGAACAACTGGAAAAGTACCCCGGCGTTCACGACGTCACCGCTGGCGGACGACCCGGAAAATGGGAATACCGACTACAGATCAAAGAGGACGCGAAAGCCATGGGAGTGTCGCTGGCCGAACTTTCCAGCACCGTCCGAGCGTCGTACTACGGCGAAGAAGCCATGCGGCTCCAACGAGGCCGCCATGAAGTGCAATTGCGAGTTCGCTATCCCCGCGAACAACGAGAGTCGCTGGCCGACTTTGACGAAATCCGCATCCGTGACAACGAAGGAACGGAGCGACCGCTGACGGAACTTGCTGACATCGAGATCGCTCGCAGCTATTCGGCCATTCACCGACTCGATCAAATGCGGAGCGTCACGGTCGCCGCCGACGTGGACGAAGAAGTCGCCAACGCCTTCGTGATCACAGCGGACCTGAAGAAAACACTGATGCCAAAGCTGGCCGAAGAATACCCGAGCCTCCGAGTTCTGTGGGAAGGGCAGGAAGAACAAACGAACGAATCGATGAACAGCATGCTCTACGGTTTCATCGCGGTAATGATCGCCATGTACCTGCTGTTCACAATCGAGTTCAAGTCTTATCTGCAACCGTTGCTCGTTCTCTCGATCATCCCCTTTGGTGCGTGCGGAGCGATCTTCGGTCACGTCGTCATGGGATTGCCGTTCACCCTGTTCAGCATCTACGGCCTCGTCGCTCTGTCCGGAATCGTCGTCAACGATTCGATCGTGCTGATCGACTTCATCAACCGCCGAGTCAACGACGGATTATCACTCAACGACGCCATCATCGACGCTGGCCGCCGACGCTGCCGTCCGGTACTGCTAACGTCACTGACCACGATCGGCGGAATGATGCCGATCCTGCTCGAAACCTCACGCCAGGCGCAGGTGTTGATTCCGATGGCGACCAGTCTGAGCTTCGGTTTAATCTTCGGTACGGTGTTGGTGCTAATCCTCGCGCCGGTCGGATTCTTCATTGTTGCGAAAACGCAAAACGTCTTCGCTCTCGAAAAAACAAGCCATGAATCGTCACAAGTGGTTCCGGGTCTGCATGAGTAG
- a CDS encoding DUF4314 domain-containing protein, whose amino-acid sequence MTPPLKSGDRIRLISMTDDPAPIPIGATGTVTELYPQSGWTQINVEWDNGRSLMLSIPPDVVERIESPKDAPAC is encoded by the coding sequence ATGACGCCACCACTCAAGTCAGGCGATCGAATTCGGCTGATCTCGATGACCGACGATCCCGCCCCAATCCCAATTGGAGCGACCGGAACTGTGACGGAGCTGTACCCGCAAAGCGGGTGGACCCAAATTAATGTCGAATGGGACAACGGCCGATCGTTGATGCTTTCGATTCCACCCGATGTGGTCGAACGCATCGAGTCGCCGAAAGATGCTCCAGCCTGTTAA
- a CDS encoding sulfatase family protein, which translates to MPCSGRLRTLTFALYATILLGHGSTAAAADTPPNVIFIFVDDQGYYDLGCYGATEIETPRIDAMAAEGTRFTDYYAAAPICSPSRAGLLTGCYPRRVGNHVWVHRADSNSGIHPDELTIAELFKDNGYATACVGKWHLGFHEPFLPRNQGFDHYFGLLHNLDPVEIVYFADKGGVPLMRNDDVVKRPADPAELTKLYTDEAIGFIEQNKQHPFFLYLPHTMLHNPLGVSDEFKGTSKWGEYGDAIQELDHNVGRIFDMLKRLNIDDNTIVVFASDNGRGPGRTPDQKIKGRKLSTYEGGIRVPAIAWGPGFGLQAGEESSAVVRAMDWYPTLATFAGIKVPEGRVIDGRDISPLLKGETKFVPAAGMKKSLNAAVPLRRRWAPAGEWADIITRAEYNDAFFYHGSQGALAAVRWKNWKLVLNPSLQLYDLAEDPGESKLVRDQEITRKMRGMAIMFQEEMQLDARPAGQVSVPRSDGKTEIPQETPGRLSGSPATRTTPERTEMSFEKE; encoded by the coding sequence ATGCCCTGCTCAGGACGACTTCGTACGCTAACGTTTGCGTTATACGCGACGATACTTCTTGGCCATGGTTCCACCGCGGCGGCCGCAGACACTCCGCCCAATGTCATCTTCATCTTTGTTGACGACCAAGGCTACTACGACCTGGGTTGCTACGGCGCGACCGAAATTGAAACGCCGCGAATCGATGCGATGGCTGCGGAAGGGACTCGATTCACTGACTACTACGCGGCGGCTCCGATTTGCAGTCCTTCACGCGCTGGCCTGCTGACCGGATGTTACCCGCGCCGAGTCGGCAATCATGTTTGGGTGCATCGTGCCGATTCAAATTCCGGCATCCATCCGGACGAACTGACGATTGCGGAGCTCTTCAAGGACAATGGCTACGCAACCGCGTGTGTCGGAAAATGGCATCTTGGATTTCACGAGCCGTTTCTGCCACGCAATCAAGGCTTCGATCATTACTTTGGGTTGCTGCACAATCTTGATCCAGTTGAGATTGTTTACTTCGCGGATAAAGGTGGCGTACCGCTGATGCGGAATGACGACGTCGTCAAGCGTCCTGCTGATCCCGCAGAATTGACAAAGCTGTACACCGACGAAGCGATCGGGTTCATCGAACAAAACAAGCAGCACCCATTCTTTCTGTATCTGCCGCACACGATGCTGCACAATCCGCTGGGCGTCAGCGACGAATTCAAAGGCACGTCAAAGTGGGGCGAGTATGGCGACGCGATTCAGGAACTTGATCATAACGTCGGCCGCATTTTTGACATGCTGAAGCGACTGAACATCGACGACAACACGATCGTCGTTTTCGCGTCAGACAACGGTCGCGGCCCGGGACGTACGCCGGACCAGAAAATCAAGGGTCGCAAGCTGTCAACTTACGAAGGCGGAATTCGCGTGCCAGCAATTGCATGGGGGCCGGGTTTCGGATTGCAGGCGGGCGAAGAATCGTCGGCGGTCGTGCGTGCGATGGATTGGTATCCGACACTGGCAACTTTCGCAGGCATCAAAGTTCCCGAAGGACGCGTGATCGACGGTCGCGACATCAGCCCGTTGCTGAAGGGCGAAACCAAGTTTGTGCCTGCCGCTGGAATGAAGAAGTCGCTCAACGCGGCGGTACCGCTGCGACGCCGATGGGCTCCCGCTGGTGAATGGGCTGACATCATCACACGAGCAGAATACAACGACGCGTTCTTTTACCACGGCAGCCAAGGCGCACTGGCGGCCGTCCGCTGGAAAAACTGGAAGCTGGTTTTGAATCCCAGCCTTCAACTTTACGATCTTGCCGAAGATCCGGGTGAATCTAAACTGGTTCGCGATCAGGAGATCACACGCAAGATGCGCGGCATGGCGATCATGTTTCAAGAAGAAATGCAACTGGACGCTCGTCCCGCCGGCCAAGTCTCCGTACCGCGATCCGATGGCAAAACCGAAATCCCGCAAGAAACGCCCGGCCGACTGAGCGGATCACCGGCGACAAGGACGACCCCAGAACGCACGGAGATGAGCTTCGAAAAAGAATGA